AAGGCCGTCAAGGAGGTCGACTACCACCGCGACCACGCCACCCAGTGGACGCTCCGGCTCGCCGGGGGCACCGAGGAGTCCCGTCGTCGCATGACCGTTGCGATCGCCGACACGTGGCCGTACATCGACGAGCTGTTCGTCGACGACGAGCTCGTCGAGCATCTCGCCGCCGAGGGCGTGGCGGTGCTGCCGTCGTCGCTGCGACCTGCGTTCGACGCCGTGATCGACGCGGTGATGGCCGAGGCCGAGCTGGAGCCGCCCACGGGGCGCACCGCGTTCGTGGCATCCGGCGGCGGACGCCGTGGCAGCCACACCGAGCACCTCGGGCCGCTGCTCGCCGAGATGCAGGTGCTCGCCCGCCAGCACCCGGGGGCATCGTGGTGACCGCGGCCGTCGCAGATGGCGCCGTGCGCGAGGCATCCGTCGCCCGGCCCCTGCCCGACGACCCGGCCGCCCGTCGCGCGTGGGACGTCGCCGCGACCGTGACCGACCCCGAGATCCCGGTGCTCACCATCGAAGACCTGGGCGTGCTGCGCTCGGTCGACCTCGGCGACGACGGTGCCGTGCGGGTGCAGCTGACGCCCACGTACAGCGGATGCCCCGCCATGGAGGCCATGCGCGACGACGTGCTGCTGGCGCTCACCCATGCCGGCTACGCCGACGTGCGCGTCGACCTCGTGCTCGCCCCCGCGTGGACCACCGACTGGATGAGCGAGGCGGGCAAGCAGAAGCTGCGCCGCTACGGCATCCAGGCGCCGACCGGCAACGCGCCGGCGCGCGGGTCGGGCCCGGTGCGGCTGCAGCTCGCCGTGAAGTGCCCCCGCTGCGACTCGCTGAACACGCGAGAGCTCGCCCGCTTCGGCTCGACGTCGTGCAAGGCGCTCTACGAGTGCCGCGACTGCCTCGAGCCGTTCGACTACTTCAAGGTGCTCTGATGGCCGCGCGCAACCTGGGGTCGACGACGACCCGGCCGGCGGATACCGCGGTGGCGTCGGCGTTCCTCGCGTCGACGGTCGGCGGCGAGGTGCCGTCCACCGGGCGGGGCCCGAAGCGCCACCGCGCGCGGTTCCACTCGCTCGAGGTCGCCGAGGTGCGCCCGCTCACCGCCGACGCCGTGGAGGTGACCTTCGCGGTGCCCGAGGAGCTCGCCGACGACTACACGTACCTGCCCGGGCAGTACGTCGCGCTGCGCGCCGAGCTCGAGGGCCACGAGCGCCGGCGCAGCTACTCGATCTGCCGCCCGCCCGAGCGCGGCAGCCTCTCCGTGGCGATCAAGCGCGACCTCGGCGGCGTGTTCTCCACGTGGGCGAACACCGAGCTGAAGGCCGGCGACACGCTCGACGTGATGAGTCCACAGGGCACGTTCACCTCGACGCTCGACGCGCTCGACGGCAAGCACGTCGTCGGCATCGCGGCCGGCAGCGGCATCACGCCCCTCATGGCGCTCGCCCACACGGTGCTCTCGCGGTCGGCGACGTCGGAGTTCGAGCTCGTCTACACGAACCGGTCGACGCTCGACGTGATGTTCCTCGAGGAGCTGGCCGAGCTGAAGGACCGCTACCCGTCGCGCCTCGCGCTGCATCACGTGCTCTCGCGCGAGCAGCGCACGGCTCCGCTGCTCTCGGGCCGCATCGACGCGCCGAAGCTCGAGCAGATGCTCGACGTGCTCATTCGTCCCGAGACGGTCGACGAGTGGTTCCTCTGCGGCCCGTTCGAACTCGTGCAGCTCGCCCGCGACACCCTCGCCGCCAAGGGCGTGCCGGTCGAGCACGTGCGCTACGAGCTCTTCACCACCGACGCCGATCGCGTCGAGCCCCGCCACGGCCGACCCGTCGAGGTGCAGCAGGGGGAGCAGACCGTCGCGATCGAGTTCACGCTCGACGGCCAGTCGACGACCGTGGAGAGCCCGGTGTCTGCGAACGAGTCGATCCTCAACGCGGCGCTCCGCGTGCGGCCCGACGTGCCGTTCGCGTGCGCGGGCGGCGTGTGCGGCACCTGCCGCGCGCGGGTCGTCGAGGGCAGCGTGAACATGACCGAGAACTACGCGCTCGAGCCCGACGAGCTCGAGCGCGGCTACGTGCTCACCTGCCAGTCGCACCCCAAGTCCGACCGCGTCGTCGTCGACTACGACGTCTGACGCCGGTAGCCTGCGAACGGATCGACACCGAGGTCGATCCGCGCCCCGATGAACGGAGCCCCATGATCGAACTCACCGTGGCCGACGCCGTCGCCGAGGTCGTGCTGAACGCGCCCGACAAGCTCAACGCGCTCGACCCCGCGGCGCTCGCCGAACTCTCGGAGGCGTACGGCGAGGCCGAACGCCTCGCAGGAGCGGGCGACGTGCGCGCGCTCGTGCTGCGCGGCGAGGGCCGGGCGTTCTGTGCGGGCCGCGACATCTCGGGCGTCGACCCGCGCGACGACGACGTGCTCGGCTACCTCGGCGGTCTCGTGCAGCCGCTCCTCGAGCGCATCGCCTCGCTGCCGGTGCCCACGTTCGCCGTGGCGCACGGCGCCTGCCTCGGCGTCGGGCTGGGGCTGCTCATCGCGAGTGACATCGTCTATGTCGCCGACACGGCGAAGATCGGCTCGCCGTTCGCGAACCTCGGCGCGACCCTCGACTCGGGCGGCCACGCCCTCTTCGTCGAGCGCCTCGGCGCGCACAAGACCATGGACCTCATCGTCACCGGCCGCCTGATGTCGGGCACCGAGGCCGTGACCGCCGGCCTGTTCTCGCAGGTGTTCCCGGCCGACGAGGTGACGGATGCCGCCCGCGCGGCGGCCCGGGCCGCGGCATCCGGGGCCACGCAGGCGTTCATCGCCTCGAAGGCGTTGGTCGCCGCACTCCGCGACGACCGCCTCGGCCTCTGGCAGTCGATGGACCAGGAGAACCGGGCGCAGGCGGCACTCTGCGACACCGCCGACTACCGCGAGGGGTTCGCGGCGTTCCAGCAGAAGCGCAAGCCGGCGTTCAACGGCCGCGGCTGAGCGAGCGGCGGCTCGTCGCCGGACGCTATGCTCGGAGCACTTTCTCACGATGACGGCACGATCGGTTCCGTCGGTCCTTCTCACTGCGCTGGAGTCCATCGTTGCGTCGCGTCTCAATCCCGGGCATCCTCGGGGTCATCATCCTCAGCGCCTCGATGATCAGCGCACCGACCAGCGCAACCTCTGCAGAGTCCGACGACCCCATGGTCGTCGAAACCGACACGCCCCGACTGGAGCCCGATCCGCGGCTGCGCGACGCGAGCGACGCTGCCTCGGCATCCGGGAGCGCCGATACGAGCGAGCGAGCCGTGCCCGACCTTGGCGCCGTCGACGCTGCCGACGTCATTTCGCTGAGCGGTACCATCGCGTACCTCGACCCCGACGGGCACCCCGGGCCGAGCGCCGGGGCGACGACGGTGGTGGAACTCCACGCCCCTGATCGACACGAACTCGTGGGCACCAGCTCTGGAAGCACGTTCTCGTTCACTGGACTCTGGGGCGGGCAGGATTACTTCCTGGTCGCGCGAGACGCGAGCGGACGCTACGCGACAACCTATGCCGGCGACACCCCATACGACGGTCAGGCCACCCGGTACTCCGATTCGACGGTCGACATCGTCATCACCATGCCGACGGCGTCGTCGGTGAGCGGGAAGGCGAGCTTCTCAGAGACTCCCGCCGGAGACGCCGTCGTCGAAGCATGGCGTGCCGACCCTGCCACGCCCGAGCTGACCTGCCTTCAGGTCGCTTTCGTGGACCCGGACACCGGCGTGTACTCGATGTCGCTCTCGCCCGGCGACTACGTGTTGCGGATCAGGATCGCGAATGGTGATGCGAATCAGGCCGCCCAGTACTTCGACCATGCCGACAGCCTCGGTGATTCGGTGACCATCGACCTCGCGCCGGGTGACGCATTGAGTGACATCGACTTCGACATGAAGACCTTCCAATGGTTCGTTCATCGTGTCGACGGCGCGAATCGGTATGAGACTTCGGTCAACTCCACCCAGCTGTCGTTCGGGCCAGGGGTCCCCGTGCTCTACCTCGCGAGCGGCGAGAACTGGCCCGATGCGCTGAGTGCCGGCCCTGCGGCGTCGAAGCAGGCCGGCGCATTGCTCCTCAGCGATCCGCGTGGACTCCTCCCTGTCGTGGAGGCGGAGATCCGCCGCCTTCAGCCGAAGCGTGTCATCATCGCCGGAGGTCCGGCGTCGATGTCCGATGCGCTCCTCGCACAGGTCAAGGCGATCGTTCCCGACACCACGAGAATCGGCGGTGCGGATCGGTATGCCACCTCGCGAGCGCTCATCGCGGACGCGTTCCCCGTGGGCGCATATCACTCGATCTTCCTCGCCACCGGAATGAACTTCCCGGATGCGCTGTCCGCCGCACCGATCGCCGGCCGGCGTGGCGAGCCGCTCCTGCTTCTCAACACCGCCCAGGGGTACCTCGATGAGGCGACGAGGGATTCGATCGAACGGATCGCTCCCGCTCGCGGGTTCTACGTGGGTGGACCCGCCGTGATGCCGAGGTACCTGATGGATGAGCTCGAGCGATCGGGCCTCGTCGGCGAGGTGTGGGGGGCGGTCGGGCAGGATCGCTACGAGACGAGTGAGCAGTTGAACATCTGGTACGGCGCCCACCCGTTGAACGACGTGGTCTTCCTCGCCCAAGGTGATGGGTTCGCCGATGCGCTCTCGGGGGCGACGGTCGCAGCCGCCGTCGGCGCGCCATTGCGCCTGTCCCGGCCCGGTTGCATTCCGAGCAGCACCCGGAAGGTGATGAACTGGAACAACGAGAGCCAGGTCGTCCTGCTCGGAGGGCGTGCCGCGCTGGGCGATCGTGTCGCCGGTATCGAGAGCTGCTGAGACGGGGAGCAGCCTCCTCGCCGCCCGCGCCGCCCGCGCCCCCGCAACGCTCCGCGGACGCGCGCCTGCGACCGAAGCGCCTGGATGCGACGAGCCGCGGCCCGGCAGTGGGGGTCAGCGCGCCGCGCCCTCCTCCTGGTCGTGCTCCTCGATGTCGTGCCCGAGATCGTCCTCGATGAGGAGGTCGAAGCGCACGTGGTCGCTGCGGTACGCCGAACGGCCGAGCATGTGCGCCGTCATCGGCTGGGTGAGCAGCTGGAACGTCATCACGAGCACGGCCGTGGTCAGCACGCCCCACGTCGGCACCTGCAGCACGATCGCGACGAGCACCGCGGCCAGCCCGAGCACCTGCGGCTTCGTCGCGGCGTGCAGCCGGGTCAGCACGTCGGGGAAGCGCACGATGCCGATGCCGGCGGCCATCGAGAGGAAGGCGCTCACGAGGATGAGCAGCCCCACCGCGATCTCGGCGGCGCTCACGAGGCATCCTGCTTCGCCATGAACCGCGCGATCGAGATCGAGCCGACGACCGCGAACATCGCGAGCACGAGCATGACCACGAGCGTGTCGGTGTGCTTGTTGACCGCCATCTCGGCTCCGAGCGCGCAGATCGCGATGGCGAGCAGCACGTCGGTGGCCAGCGCACGGTCGAGGATCGACGGCCCGCGGATGATCCGGTAGACCGCAGCGAGGGCGCCGATGCCGAACATGATGCCCGCGGCGACGCTCACGACGGTGAGGAAGGTCATCGTGATTCCTCCTTCTGGGTAGTCGCCCGCGCATCGGATGCCGCGCGGCGGTCACGGCGTGCCTGCCGGACGGATGCCGCCTGCTCGCGCGTGCCGATGGCGAGCACGATCCGCTCCTCCGTGCCGAGGACCTCGCGGCGCACCCGGTCGATGTCGGCGTGGGTGCGCGTGTCGAGGGCGTGCAGGTAGAGCAGTCCGCGCTCACGGTCGATGTCGACGACGACCGTGCCGGGGACCACCGAGATCGCCTCGGCGGTGAGCGTCGTCACGAGGTCGGAGCGCGTGAGCAGTTGCACCGCGATGATCGAGCTGATCGGCTGCCAGCGCGGGTTCACGGCGAGGAACGCCACCTGCAGCGAGGCGACGACGACGTCGACCATCATCCGCAGGCCGAGCAGGAGCCCCCGCCACGGGTTGAACCGCCCGCTGAGCAGCACCGGCGGCAGGTAGAGCACGCGCGTGACGCCGATCGCGAGGAGGAGGCCCGTGACGATCGTGAGCGCGTCGATGTGGTCCCACAGGAACAGCCACAGCGCCACGAGACCGACGAGCAGGGGCAGCTGCCGCCACACCGAGCCCCAGCGTGACACGGACGTCTCGTGCCGCGGGCTCATCGGATGCCCCCCGGGAACACGAGCGACACGTACACGTCGGGGTCGATGAGGTTCGCCGCCGCACGATCGGTGAACTCGAAGATGGGTCCGGCGAACACGGTGAGCAGCAGCGTGACCACGACGAGCGTGGTCGTCGCCGCGACCATGAGCACGGGCGTCGTGCGGGTCGCCGTCACGGTCGCCCCCTCGGGCGCCTCCTGCACCGAGCCGAGCAGCACCGATTCGTAGCCCTCGAGCTCGTCGCGTCCGCGCCAGAACGCCATGTTCCAGAAGCGCGTCAGGGCGTAGAGGGTGATGAGCGAGGTGATCGCGCCGGCGGCGATCACCGCCCAGACGAGCCAGGCCGGGCCGGCGGCATCCGTCGCATTCGCATCGTCGGCGCCCGCCAGGAACAGGCCGATCTTGCCGAGGAAGCCCGAGAACGGCGGGATGCCGCCGAGGTTCAGTGCCGGGATGAAGAACAGGATGGCGAGGTACGGCGACGCCTTGAGCAACCCCGCGAGCCGGTTGATGGATGTCGCGCCGCCGAACCGCTCGATGAGCCCCGTCGTGAGGAACAGGGTCGTCTGCACGGTGATGTGGTGCACCACGTAGTAGATGGTCGACGAGTAGCCGAGCTGGGTGCCCACGCCGATGCCGAAGATCATGTAGCCGATGTGGCTCACGAGGGTGAACGAGAGCAGGCGCTTCACGTCGGCCTGGGTGAGCGCGCCGAGGATGCCGATGAGCATGGTGAGCCCCCCGACCACCAGCAGCAGCACCGTCAGGTCGTTGTCGGCGAAGATGACCGTCTCGGTGCGGATGATCGCGTACACCCCCACCTTGGTGAGCAGGCCGGCGAACACGGCGGTGACCGGAGCCGGAGCGGTCGGGTACGAGTCGGGCAGCCAGAACGACAGCGGGAAGATGGCCGCCTTGATGCCGAACGCGATGAGCAGCAGCAGGTGCAGGATGAGCTGCACGTTCTCGGGCAGCTCCGCGATGCGCACCGAGAGCTGGGCCATGTTCGCCGTGCCGGTCGCGCCGTAGATCAGGGCGATCGCGCTGAGGAAGAACAGCGACGAGACGAGGCTCACGATGATGTACGTGACGCCCGCGCGGATGCGCTCGCCCGTGCCGCCGAGGGTGAGCAGCACGTAGCTGGCCGACAGGAGGATCTCGAACGCCACGTAGAGGTTGAACAGGTCGCCGGCCACGAACGCGTCGAACACGCCCGCCGACAGGATCAGGTAGCTCGGGTGGAAGATCGACACCGGCGTCTCGCGATGCCGGTCGGCGACCCCCTGTCCGACGGCGTACACGAGCACCACGAGCAGCACGACCGCCGAGATGAGCAGCATGATCGCCGAGAGCCGGTCGACGACGAGCACGATGCCGAACGGCGGCTCCCAGCCGCCGATCGCCACGACCGTGGGCTCGCCCGCGTCGACGGCCACGAGCAGCACCGCGGCGATCACGGCGACGCTCGCGAGCACCGTGGCGCTCACGGCCATCTGCGCGCGCCGGTGGCGTCCGAGGATGAGCGCGGTCGCGGCGCCGAGCAGCGGCATCAGCACGACGAGCGGCACGAGCACGCCGGTCGCGGTCATCGGGGCACCTCCTCGGGCTCCTCGTCGCTGGCGTCGATGATGTCCTGGATCGCGCGGTCGTCGGCGGCCGACGACCTGATGAGGTCGGCGGCCTGCTCGGCGTCCTCGATGTCCTCCGAGACGTCGTCGACGAGATCGCCCTTCTCCCCGAGTCGGGCGAGCCACCACGACCGGTAGATGAGGGCGAGCATGAACGCGGTGATGCCGAGGTTGATGACGATGGCCGTGAGCACGAACGCCTGCGGCAGCGGGTCGGAGATCTCGTCGGGATCGACCCCCTCGCCGAGGATCGGCGCGAGGCCGGGGGCGCCGCTCATCAGGAAGATGAGGATGTTCACGGCATTGCCGACGAGCAGGAAGCCGATGAGCACCCGTGTGAGGCTGCGCTCGAGCATGATCGAGATGCCGGCGCCGAACAGCACGGCCATGAGCACGACGAGCGTGAGCGATGCGGTCATCGGGCCAGCTCCTCGGCGAGCTCGGGACCCTCGCCCTGCTCGACGGCGTCGATGCCGGATGCCGCATCGCGGCCGCCCGAGTCCAGGTCGCCGCCCTCCTCGCCCTCGTCGCCCGCGAGCTCCTCCTGCCGGTCGACCTCGCCGCCGAGCGAGCGAAGGATGTCGAGCACGAGCCCGACGACGACGAGGTAGACGCCGATGTCGAAGAGCGTGGAGGTGCCGATCGAGAGGGTGCCGAGCACCGGCACCTCCGCCTCGAACCACGCCGACTCGAGCGGGATGCCGCCGAAGAACAGCGACGCCGTCGCGGTGCCGGCCGCGAGCAGCAGGCCCGTGCCGAGCAGCCGGCCGGCGTCGACCGGGGCCGCCTCGCCGAGCTCGTACCGCCCGCCGGCGAGGTAGCGCGCGACGAGCGCGAGCCCGGCGAGCAGGCCGCCGGCGAAGCCGCCGCCCGGCGCGTTGTGGCCGACGAAGAGGAGGTAGACCGACACGATGATCGCCGGGTGGAAGAGCAGGCGCACGAGCACCTCGATGAGGATCGAGCGGTTGCGCGGCGAGAGGGTGCGCCCGGCGAGGAGCCACGTCTGCCGGGTCGAGGCCGCGTCGGCTGCGGCATCCGTCTCGCCATCGGTGTCGGCGAGGCTCGTGCGTGGCGCGCGGATGCTCGAGGCGGGCTCGGGGACGGGCTGCAGGCGCTCGCGGCGGTTCACCGGCGCCACGTCGTCGTCGAGGTCGTCGAGTCGCGGCGCCCCACCGGTGCGGCCCGACACGAAGATGAGGCTCGCGACGCCGGTCGCCACCGCGACGAGCACCGAGATCTCGCCGAGCGTGTCCCAGGCGCGCAGGTCGACGAGCATGACGTTCACGATGTTCTTGCCGTGCGCCTCGAGGGCGAGGGCCGG
This DNA window, taken from Agromyces sp. 3263, encodes the following:
- the paaE gene encoding 1,2-phenylacetyl-CoA epoxidase subunit PaaE, which translates into the protein MPSTGRGPKRHRARFHSLEVAEVRPLTADAVEVTFAVPEELADDYTYLPGQYVALRAELEGHERRRSYSICRPPERGSLSVAIKRDLGGVFSTWANTELKAGDTLDVMSPQGTFTSTLDALDGKHVVGIAAGSGITPLMALAHTVLSRSATSEFELVYTNRSTLDVMFLEELAELKDRYPSRLALHHVLSREQRTAPLLSGRIDAPKLEQMLDVLIRPETVDEWFLCGPFELVQLARDTLAAKGVPVEHVRYELFTTDADRVEPRHGRPVEVQQGEQTVAIEFTLDGQSTTVESPVSANESILNAALRVRPDVPFACAGGVCGTCRARVVEGSVNMTENYALEPDELERGYVLTCQSHPKSDRVVVDYDV
- a CDS encoding cell wall-binding repeat-containing protein; this translates as MRRVSIPGILGVIILSASMISAPTSATSAESDDPMVVETDTPRLEPDPRLRDASDAASASGSADTSERAVPDLGAVDAADVISLSGTIAYLDPDGHPGPSAGATTVVELHAPDRHELVGTSSGSTFSFTGLWGGQDYFLVARDASGRYATTYAGDTPYDGQATRYSDSTVDIVITMPTASSVSGKASFSETPAGDAVVEAWRADPATPELTCLQVAFVDPDTGVYSMSLSPGDYVLRIRIANGDANQAAQYFDHADSLGDSVTIDLAPGDALSDIDFDMKTFQWFVHRVDGANRYETSVNSTQLSFGPGVPVLYLASGENWPDALSAGPAASKQAGALLLSDPRGLLPVVEAEIRRLQPKRVIIAGGPASMSDALLAQVKAIVPDTTRIGGADRYATSRALIADAFPVGAYHSIFLATGMNFPDALSAAPIAGRRGEPLLLLNTAQGYLDEATRDSIERIAPARGFYVGGPAVMPRYLMDELERSGLVGEVWGAVGQDRYETSEQLNIWYGAHPLNDVVFLAQGDGFADALSGATVAAAVGAPLRLSRPGCIPSSTRKVMNWNNESQVVLLGGRAALGDRVAGIESC
- the paaD gene encoding 1,2-phenylacetyl-CoA epoxidase subunit PaaD; translated protein: MREASVARPLPDDPAARRAWDVAATVTDPEIPVLTIEDLGVLRSVDLGDDGAVRVQLTPTYSGCPAMEAMRDDVLLALTHAGYADVRVDLVLAPAWTTDWMSEAGKQKLRRYGIQAPTGNAPARGSGPVRLQLAVKCPRCDSLNTRELARFGSTSCKALYECRDCLEPFDYFKVL
- a CDS encoding Na+/H+ antiporter subunit D — protein: MTATGVLVPLVVLMPLLGAATALILGRHRRAQMAVSATVLASVAVIAAVLLVAVDAGEPTVVAIGGWEPPFGIVLVVDRLSAIMLLISAVVLLVVLVYAVGQGVADRHRETPVSIFHPSYLILSAGVFDAFVAGDLFNLYVAFEILLSASYVLLTLGGTGERIRAGVTYIIVSLVSSLFFLSAIALIYGATGTANMAQLSVRIAELPENVQLILHLLLLIAFGIKAAIFPLSFWLPDSYPTAPAPVTAVFAGLLTKVGVYAIIRTETVIFADNDLTVLLLVVGGLTMLIGILGALTQADVKRLLSFTLVSHIGYMIFGIGVGTQLGYSSTIYYVVHHITVQTTLFLTTGLIERFGGATSINRLAGLLKASPYLAILFFIPALNLGGIPPFSGFLGKIGLFLAGADDANATDAAGPAWLVWAVIAAGAITSLITLYALTRFWNMAFWRGRDELEGYESVLLGSVQEAPEGATVTATRTTPVLMVAATTTLVVVTLLLTVFAGPIFEFTDRAAANLIDPDVYVSLVFPGGIR
- the mnhG gene encoding monovalent cation/H(+) antiporter subunit G, whose product is MSAAEIAVGLLILVSAFLSMAAGIGIVRFPDVLTRLHAATKPQVLGLAAVLVAIVLQVPTWGVLTTAVLVMTFQLLTQPMTAHMLGRSAYRSDHVRFDLLIEDDLGHDIEEHDQEEGAAR
- a CDS encoding monovalent cation/H+ antiporter complex subunit F, with protein sequence MTFLTVVSVAAGIMFGIGALAAVYRIIRGPSILDRALATDVLLAIAICALGAEMAVNKHTDTLVVMLVLAMFAVVGSISIARFMAKQDAS
- a CDS encoding enoyl-CoA hydratase/isomerase family protein, encoding MIELTVADAVAEVVLNAPDKLNALDPAALAELSEAYGEAERLAGAGDVRALVLRGEGRAFCAGRDISGVDPRDDDVLGYLGGLVQPLLERIASLPVPTFAVAHGACLGVGLGLLIASDIVYVADTAKIGSPFANLGATLDSGGHALFVERLGAHKTMDLIVTGRLMSGTEAVTAGLFSQVFPADEVTDAARAAARAAASGATQAFIASKALVAALRDDRLGLWQSMDQENRAQAALCDTADYREGFAAFQQKRKPAFNGRG
- a CDS encoding Na+/H+ antiporter subunit E, with the translated sequence MSRWGSVWRQLPLLVGLVALWLFLWDHIDALTIVTGLLLAIGVTRVLYLPPVLLSGRFNPWRGLLLGLRMMVDVVVASLQVAFLAVNPRWQPISSIIAVQLLTRSDLVTTLTAEAISVVPGTVVVDIDRERGLLYLHALDTRTHADIDRVRREVLGTEERIVLAIGTREQAASVRQARRDRRAASDARATTQKEESR
- a CDS encoding NADH-quinone oxidoreductase subunit K: MTASLTLVVLMAVLFGAGISIMLERSLTRVLIGFLLVGNAVNILIFLMSGAPGLAPILGEGVDPDEISDPLPQAFVLTAIVINLGITAFMLALIYRSWWLARLGEKGDLVDDVSEDIEDAEQAADLIRSSAADDRAIQDIIDASDEEPEEVPR